One genomic segment of Coffea arabica cultivar ET-39 chromosome 6e, Coffea Arabica ET-39 HiFi, whole genome shotgun sequence includes these proteins:
- the LOC113697100 gene encoding villin-2 isoform X1: MSSSVKALEPAFQGAGQRIGTEIWRIENFQPVPLPKSDYGKFYSGDSYIVLQTSPGKGGAYLYDIHFWLGKDTSQDEAGTAAIKTVELDAILGGRAVQHRELQGHESDKFLSYFKPCIIPLEGGVASGFKKPEEEEFETRLYVCKGKRVVRLKQVPFSRSSLNHDDVFILDTKDKIFQFNGANSNIQERAKALEVIQFLKEKYHEGTCDVAIVDDGKLQTESDSGEFWVLFGGFAPIGKKVASEDDIIPEKTPAKLYSVVDGQVKPVDDELSKSILENNKCFLLDCGSEIFVWVGRVTQVDERKTAIQAAEEFVVGQNRPKSTSITRLIQGYETHSFKSNFDSWPSGSAPVAEEGRGKVAALLKQQGVGVKGASKSAPVNEEVPPLLEVGGKIEVWCINGSAKTPVPIEDIGKFFSGDCYIILYTYHSHDKKEEYYLCYWIGKDSIQEDQIMAAGLANTMCNSLKGRPVLGRIYQGKEPPQFVAIFQPMVVLKGGVSSGYKNYIADKGLNDETYTPDSVALIRISGTSMHNDIVVQVDAVPASLNSNESFLLQSGSSLFSWHGSQSTFEQQQLAAKVAEFLKPGVAMKHTKEGTESSAFWFALGGKQSYTSKKVTPEVSRDPHLFTFSFNKD; the protein is encoded by the exons ATGTCGAGCTCTGTGAAAGCTTTAGAACCTGCATTTCAGGGAGCTGGTCAGAGAAT AGGGACAGAGATTTGGAGAATTGAGAACTTCCAACCAGTTCCTTTACCAAAATCTGATTATGGTAAATTTTACTCGGGTGATTCATACATTGTCCTGCAG ACATCACCTGGCAAGGGAGGAGCATATTTATATGACATACATTTCTGGCTTGGAAAGGATACCAGCCAG GATGAGGCTGGAACGGCGGCTATCAAAACTGTTGAACTTGATGCAATTCTTGGTGGCCGTGCTGTACAGCACAGGGAACTCCAAGGTCATGAGTCTGACAAATTCTTATCATACTTCAAACCATGTATTATACCGCTGGAAGGTGGTGTGGCATCTGGATTTAAGAAACCCGAGGAGGAAGAATTTGAAACACGGTTGTATGTGTGTAAAGGAAAACGTGTTGTAAGGTTAAAGCAG gtCCCATTTTCTCGGTCCTCACTGAATCATGATGATGTGTTTATCCTGGATACCAAAGATAAAATATTTCAGTTCAATGGTGCAAATTCCAACATACAGGAGAGGGCCAAAGCACTGGAAGTAATTCAGTTTTTGAAGGAAAAGTATCATGAGGGGACATGTGATGTTGCAATTGTTG ATGATGGAAAGTTGCAGACAGAGTCCGATTCTGGTGAATTCTGGGTCCTTTTTGGTGGGTTTGCACCAATTGGAAAAAAGGTTGCTAGTGAAGATGATATTATTCCAGAAAAGACTCCTGCAAAACTCTACAG TGTTGTGGATGGTCAGGTTAAGCCTGTAGATGATGAACTTTCAAAATCTATTTTGGAGAATAACAAGTGCTTTTTGTTGGATTGTGGCTCTGAGATTTTTGTTTGGGTTGGCCGGGTAACTCAAGTCGATGAGAGGAAGACTGCCATTCAAGCTGCTGAG GAGTTTGTTGTTGGCCAAAATAGACCGAAGTCAACCAGTATAACACGGCTAATTCAAGGTTATGAGACGCATTCATTTAAGTCCAACTTTGATTCTTGGCCATCAGGATCAGCACCTGTTGCTGAGGAGGGAAGAGGAAAAGTAGCAG CTTTGCTGAAGCAACAAGGTGTTGGTGTTAAGGGAGCAAGCAAAAGTGCTCCAGTGAATGAAGAAGTCCCTCCATTGCTAGAAGTAGGTGGAAAAATTGAG GTTTGGTGCATTAATGGCAGTGCAAAGACTCCAGTTCCCATAGAAGATATTGGTAAATTCTTTAGCGGAGATTGCTATATCATTCTCTACACCTACCATTCTCATGATAAGAAAGAAGAGTATTACTTGTGCTATTGGATTGGAAAGGATAGCATTCAG GAGGACCAAATTATGGCCGCCGGGCTAGCTAACACAATGTGCAACTCGCTGAAGGGAAGACCTGTATTG GGTAGGATATATCAAGGGAAAGAGCCGCCGCAGTTTGTTGCCATCTTTCAGCCAATGGTGGTCCTTAAG GGTGGAGTCAGCTCTGGGTATAAGAATTACATAGCTGACAAAGGATTGAATGATGAAACTTACACTCCTGATTCCGTTGCACTCATTCGGATATCTGGAACATCAATGCATAATGACATAGTAGTTCAAGTTGATGCG GTTCCAGCCTCGTTGAACTCTAATGAATCTTTCCTTCTACAATCTGGCTCTTCATTATTCAGTTGGCATGGGAGTCAGAGTACATTTGAGCAGCAGCAATTAGCGGCTAAGGTTGCTGAATTTTTGAAG CCAGGAGTAGCTATGAAACATACTAAAGAAGGAACTGAGAGCTCTGCATTCTGGTTTGCTCTGGGAGGAAAGCAAAGTTACACCAGTAAGAAAGTGACTCCAGAGGTGTCCAGAGATCCCCACTTGTTCACATTTTCATTTAACAAAG ATTGA